A part of Onthophagus taurus isolate NC chromosome 7, IU_Otau_3.0, whole genome shotgun sequence genomic DNA contains:
- the LOC111424529 gene encoding inositol hexakisphosphate and diphosphoinositol-pentakisphosphate kinase isoform X3, protein MSYTQLEHGYQGLRKAAGGRSTQFYVGGGDLECDSSDNSLGPPDMEETGKQVLVGVCAMAKKSQSKPMKEILTRLQEFEYIKVIVFPEEVILQKPVEEWPSCDCLISFHSKGFPLEKAVQYARLHNPYVINNLHMQYDIQDRRKVYSILESEGIEIPRYAVLDRDSPDPKHHELVESEDHVEVNGVVFNKPFVEKPVSAEDHNIYIYYPTSAGGGSQRLFRKIGSRSSVYSPESRVRKTGSFIYEDFMPTDGTDVKVYTVGPDYAHAEARKSPALDGKVERDRDGKEIRYPVILSNAEKLISRKVCLAFKQAVCGFDLLRANGKSFVCDVNGFSFVKNSNKYYDDCAKILGNMILRELAPTLHIPWSVPFQLDDPPIVPTTFGKMMELRCVVAVIRHGDRTPKQKMKVEVRHQKFFEIFEKYDGYKHGHVKLKRPKQLQEILDIARSLLAEIQQHEADPEIEEKQGKLEQLKSVLEMYGHFSGINRKVQMKYQPKGRPRGSSSDDGKASASSSSSVSVDKPAEPSLVLILKWGGELTPAGRIQAEELGKIFRCMYPGGQGRHLAGEYAGAQGLGLLRLHSTFRHDLKIYASDEGRVQMTAAAFAKGLLALEGELTPILVQMVKSANTNGLLDNDCDSSKYQNMCKSRLHELMQLDREFSQEDKEKVNPGNSRSINDALEFVKNPVKCCKRVHDLIKSLMEIVRQKKEDPKTKDAVLYHAETWELMGRRWGKIEKDFFTKNKIYDISKIPDIYDCIKYDLQHNQHTLQFEQAEELYINAKYLADIVIPQEYGLTVQEKLTIGQGICTPLLKKIKADLQRNIEESEENVNRLNPVYSHGVSSPGRHVRTRLYFTSESHIHSLITVLRHGGLLDVKKDEQWRRAMEYISMVSELNYMSQIVIMLYEDPTKDPSSEERFHIELHFSPGVNCCVQKNLPPGPGFRPHSRNESVASKNNSSTNTSDTATPDDPKSHCSPRIEEEAESTPEEDNKSDFLRPLHSEPSTSASLISSDVLDHHNQYYKHKTSDPIPIGNSHTVCGHEAMHLAQRLHEELEHQTQRGGRAASPDPEPRSRSYDSKQNKGKEQLHQFQSLDAVNSQQEDDNSPNNDNDPITPTNVPTSPPIYIPRSELTMTRFKLTQLSPISGSFDHVGEHGVEDDSPFRGRSLKNSPLVSKHGSFDDDNDCSNLVVSSKGGNEKMNSTNELPLTELNLKLFTSEQSQYRGVKMSTNELPLSDIHFKRSFDIPDDTSLEVNWESENSEVGSTKENKEIEYHESRNDREFCDFHDLEFRPQHRSYSDPNILETEKMHKYYLIEKYNQFFDDEKQLLSVTEPPPIPFSSFDCIPHDLLPLTSSYYFARTPSTLLSFFSAPPKTTARSLSHPTTSRSLTGPSVSDSDSGGGGCSASGGGAAATATNAKRHRHSIAGQMSYFKMLGFGLGGGPAAFKKLAGGANQNSTLFSTAVITGSSSAPNLRDMIPSTASATGIEGFGGVPPIRPLETLHNALSLKQLDNFLEKMTTAPLYKTPSSTPPKYPSTPLPTPTNSIIAGCPGSGHPPLRLQSPSSSWSGPPSFISSSSGPSSPGISDIYSNSKESSEMSSSVISGDGLNVNSISHMFPTAPGLDQDLENVGILLENAQKDDGNEKGLEFVEYFTNIQVRQDESGDVTPVSGGSEIEFNTNDATAGSTADCDVTVTEEIESSLVLNEDEDFDLTKSVYSPTSSSTDVFSPILSSPQDNKILVITERRQSDSKYPLKPGSDKWAHSKEKFLANSNSQKLENLNYKSQGGMILVKESFIEPPKINRISRSFHGQTNSVFLDVGATSPRRASDSNNDLKKSPRRNSNIEKSNSGVKQLLTQKSLSENKNVRFVTTKVDEAEHAASVGIHSEGANNTK, encoded by the exons ATGTCATATACTCAACTGGAACACGGTTATCAAGGACTTCGCAAGGCTGCTGGTGGTAGATCTACGCAGTTCTATGTAGGAGGT gGTGATTTAGAATGCGATTCGAGCGACAACAGTTTAGGTCCTCCGGATATGGAGGAAACGGGAAAGCAAGTATTGGTCGGGGTATGCGCGATGGCGAAGAAATCCCAAAGCAAACCGATGAAAGAGATCTTGACGCGACTACAAGAATTTGAATACATAAAAGTGATCGTGTTTCCCGAAGAGGTGATTTTACAA AAGCCGGTTGAAGAATGGCCAAGTTGCGACTGCCTGATATCGTTCCATTCGAAAGGATTCCCATTGGAGAAAGCCGTCCAGTATGCGAGACTTCACAACCCCTACGTGATAAACAATTTACATATGCAGTACGATATACAGGATCGCAGAAAAGTTTATTCGATATTGGAATCTGAAGGCATCGAAATTCCTAGATATGCCGTTTTAGATCGTGACAGTCCAGATCCGAaac aTCATGAGTTGGTTGAATCTGAGGATCACGTTGAAGTGAATGGAGtcgtttttaataaaccatTTGTTGAAAAACCTGTTTCTGCTGAAGAtcataacatttatatttattacccAACTTCCGCTGGAGGTGGGAGTCAACGATTATTTAGAAag attGGCAGTAGAAGCAGTGTTTATTCGCCAGAGTCCAGAGTACGAAAAACAGgaagttttatttatgaagattttATGCCCACAGATGGTACAGATGTTAAA GTTTATACAGTAGGTCCGGATTATGCACACGCAGAAGCAAGAAAATCACCAGCACTTGATGGTAAAGTAGAAAGAGACCGAGACGGCAAAGAAATTCGATACCCTGTGATATTGAGTAACGCGGAAAAACTGATATCCCGGAAAGTATGCTTGGCGTTCAAACAAGCGGTATGCGGTTTCGATTTGTTGAG AGCGAACGGGAAGTCATTTGTTTGCGATGTGAATGGATTCAGTTTTGTGAAAAACTCCAACAAGTACTACGACGATTGTGCAAAAATCTTGGGAAATATGATTTTGAGGGAACTCGCCCCTACTTTACATATACCTTGGTCTGTTCCATTTCAACTTGACGATCCGCCTATTGTACCAACAACATTCGGAAAAATGATGGAGTTACGGTGCGTTGTTGCCGTTATTAGACATGGAGATCGAACacctaaacaaaaaatgaaagttGAAGTTAGACATCAAAA attctttgaaatttttgaaaaatacgaCGGTTATAAACACGGACATGTTAAACTGAAACGTCCGAAACAATTACAAGAAATTTTGGATATAGCAAGATCTTTATTAGCTGAAATACAACAGCACGAAGCGGATCCGGAAATTGAAGAGAAACAAGGAAAATTAGAACAATTAAAGAGCGTTTTGGAGAT gtatGGTCATTTTTCTGGTATTAACAGAAAAGTCCAAATGAAATATCAACCAAAAGGTCGTCCAAGGGGGTCAAGTTCGGACGATGGTAAAGCTAGCGCTAGTAGCAGTAGCAGTGTGTCtg TAGATAAACCAGCTGAACCTTCGCTAGTCCTAATATTAAAATGGGGTGGGGAGCTGACGCCAGCAGGTCGAATCCAAGCTGAAGAACTGGGGAAAATATTTCGTTGCATGTATCCAGGCGGGCAAGGTAGACATCTGGCTG gtGAATATGCGGGTGCTCAAGGTTTAGGACTTTTACGGTTACATTCCACATTTCGACATGACCTGAAAATCTATGCTTCTGACGAAGGTCGAGTTCAAATGACAGCAGCCGCTTTTGCCAAAGGACTACTTGCTTTGGAAGGAGAATTAACCCCAATTTTAGTCCAAATGGTTAAGAGTGCCAATACTAATGGATTATTGGATAATGACTGTGATAGTagtaaatatcaaaatat gTGTAAATCTCGTTTACACGAGTTAATGCAATTAGATAGAGAATTTTCCCAAGAAGATAAAGAAAAGGTAAACCCCGGAAATTCACGAAGTATAAACGACGCATtagaatttgtaaaaaatccGGTAAAATGTTGCAAACGCGTCCATGATTTAATAAAGTCCCTTATGGAAATCGTCCGTCAGAAAAAAGAAGACCCCAAGACGAAAGATGCTGTTCTTTATCACGCGGAAACCTGGGAATTAATGGGTCGCCGTTGGggtaaaatcgaaaaagatttttttacgaaaaacaAGATTTATGATATTAGCAAGATACCGGATATTTATGATTGCATCAAATACGATTTGCAACATAATCAGCATACATTGCAATTCGAACAAGCGGAAGAGTTGTATATAAATGCAAAATATTTAGCAGACATTGTTATTCCTCAAGAATATGGATTGACGGTCCAGGAGAAATTAACAATTGGTCAAGGAATCTGTACtcctttattaaaaaaaatcaaagcaGATTTACAACGAAATATCGAAGaatcagaagaaaatgttaatcgCTTGAATCCGGTTTATTCACATGGTGTTTCTAGCCCAGGAAGACATGTCAGGACAAGATTATACTTTACAAGTGAAAGTCATATCCATTCTTTAATTACAGTTTTAAGACATGGCGGCCTTTTAGAT gtTAAAAAGGATGAACAATGGCGAAGAGCCATGGAATACATATCAATGGTTTCAGAACTAAATTATATGTCCCAAATTGTTATAATGTTATATGAAGATCCAACGAAAGATCCTTCAAGCGAAGAACGTTTTCACATCGAATTACATTTTAGTCCTGGAGTTAATTGTTGTGTTCAGAAAAATTTACCACCCGGGCCTGGGTTTAGACCACattcaagaaatgaatcaGTTGCAAgcaaaaataat agCTCCACAAATACATCAGATACAGCAACACCTGACGATCCAAAAAGTCATTGTTCGCCAAGAATTGAAGAGGAAGCGGAGTCGACCCCGGAAGAAGATAACAAAAGTGATTTTCTTCGTCCTTTACATTCGGAACCATCAACTAGTGCGAGTTTGATCTCGTCAGACGTTTTGGATCATCACAATCAGTATTACAAGCATAAAACGAGTGATCCAATACCAATTGG taattcTCATACAGTTTGTGGTCATGAGGCGATGCATTTGGCGCAACGCCTCCATGAAGAACTCGAACATCAAACTCAAAGGGGCGGTAGAGCCGCAAGTCCGGATCCAGAACCTCGATCTAGGAGTTATGATAGTAAACAAAACAAAGGAAAAG AACAACTTCACCAGTTCCAAAGTTTGGATGCTGTGAACAGTCAACAAG AAGATGACAACTCCCCAAACAACGACAACGACCCCATAACACCAACAAACGTTCCTACATCACCACCGATTTACATCCCGCGGTCCGAATTGACAATGActcgatttaaattaactcaattGAGTCCAATTTCTGGTTCTTTTGATCACGTTGGTGAACACGGTGTTGAGGATGATAGCCCGTTTCGGGGGCgatcattaaaaaatagtcCATTAGTATCAAAACATGGTTCATTCGACGACGATAACGACTGTAGTAATTTAGTTGTAAGTTCTAAAGGtggaaatgaaaaaatgaatTCAACTAATGAGTTGCCATTAACTGAATTGAACTTGAAACTCTTTACTTCGGAACAAAGTCAATATCGTGGGGtcaaaatgagtacaaacgaGTTACCTTTATCTGATATTCATTTCAAAAGAAGTTTTGATATTCCTGATGATACATCGTTGGAAGTTAATTGGGAAAGTGAAAATTCAGAGGTTGGATCtactaaagaaaataaagaaattgaatacCATGAGAGTCGTAATGATAGGgaattttgtgattttcatgATTTGGAGTTTAGACCTCAACACCGTTCGTATTCAGATCCGAACATATTAGAAACGGAaaagatgcataaatattatttaattgagaaatataatcaattttttgacgaTGAAAAACAGTTATTGTCGGTTACGGAACCACCTCCGATACCTTTTAGTAGTTTCGATTGTATCCCTCATGACCTCCTCCCTTTAACTTCCTCGTATTATTTCGCGCGCACTCCCTCGACGCTCCTATCGTTCTTCTCCGCCCCGCCGAAGACGACCGCAAGGTCGCTCTCGCACCCGACCACCTCCCGAAGCTTAACCGGTCCGAGCGTGTCCGATTCAGATTCCGGCGGCGGTGGCTGTTCGGCGTCGGGCGGAGGAGCCGCAGCGACAGCGACCAACGCGAAACGCCACCGACACAGCATTGCCGGACAGATGAGCTATTTCAAGATGCTAGGGTTCGGATTGGGCGGGGGTCCCGCGGCTTTTAAGAAATTAGCAGGAGGTGCCAACCAGAATTCAACATTGTTTTCAACGGCTGTTATTACCGGTAGTTCCAGTGCACCAAATTTAAGGGATATGATTCCAAGTACAGCTAGTGCAACCG gtaTTGAAGGTTTTGGTGGTGTACCACCAATTCGTCCATTAGAAACCCTCCACAACGCTCTATCATTAAAACAACTCGataatttcttagaaaaaatgaCAACAGCGCCCTTATACAAAACACCGTCTTCAACACCGCCCAAATACCCTTCAACACCTTTGCCAACTCCGACAAATTCGATAATAGCCGGTTGTCCAGGTTCGGGACATCCACCTCTTCGTTTACAGTCACCATCAAGTA GTTGGAGTGGTCCTCCTAGTTTTATATCAAGCAGCAGTGGTCCTTCTTCGCCGGGAATTTCCGATATTTACTCAAATTCAAAGGAAAGCAGCGAGATGTCTTCTAGTGTGATCAGCGGCGATGG gcTCAACGTCAATAGTATCTCACATATGTTTCCAACTGCTCCTGGTTTAGATCaagatttagaaaatgttGGAATTTTACTTGAAAATGCACAAAAAGATGATGGAAACGAAAAAGGATTAGAGTTTGTTGAATATTTTACAAACATTCAAGTCCGACAAG atgaaAGTGGCGATGTAACACCAGTTTCGGGGGGTTCTGAAATAGAATTCAATACAAACGATGCAACAGCAGGTTCAACCGCAGATTGTGACGTAACTGTAACAGAAGAAATTGAATCATCCTTGGTATTAAACGAGGATGAAGATTTTGACTTAACAAAATCCGTTTATAGCCCAACATCGTCATCAACCGACGTTTTTTCGCCAATTCTTTCTAGTCCACAAGATAACAAAATCTTAGTGATTACAGAAAGACGCCAATCCGATAGTAAATATCCATTAAAACCTGGTTCTGATAAATGGGcacatagtaaagaaaaatttctAGCTAATTCAAATAGTCAAAAACTTGAAAATCTAAATTATAAAAGTCAAGGAGGTATGATTTTGGTAAAAGAATCTTTTATAGAACCGcctaaaattaatagaatATCAAGAAGTTTTCATGGTCAGACGAATTCGGTGTTTTTAGATGTTGGTGCGACATCGCCACGTCGAGCTAGTGATAGTAAtaatgatttgaaaaaatcaccGAGACGAAATAGTAACATTGAAAAATCGAATAGCGGTGTGAAACAACTTCTTACGCAAAAATCTTTGTCTGAAAACAAAAACGTTAGATTCGTAACTACTAAAGTTGACGAAGCAGAACATGCCGCAAGCGTCGGTATACACTCTGAAGGTGCAAACAACACAAAGTGA